A region of Massilia sp. WG5 DNA encodes the following proteins:
- a CDS encoding ATP-binding protein, producing MMRYLSFWRGWSIGLRMAFITMLPVALLFSSFVWYSWYSHRAQVDEELAERGRILARALAETSEYNVISGNLSDLSLTINGLVQSDRSVYRIDVLDTNGRNAVSAISEHPIQAEARSWEAPIRKQVVWINLFSDNGTPHVSASSDTRPPTLTTEVVGRVRVTMSPTSMLAKQLRRFRIELAMAALALVASGLLAYFLARSLTVPLQEAIAVLRAIRGGHYRVELPVTTGGEIGELQASIGEMSVALDRSKQDLENKVAERTRDLLASRNEALRADADKRKLIQKVNNIIEDERKSIAVEIHDELNASLIAVRLESQTIQQLAGKAAPGPEVEQIGAKAQAITKLALDLYANGRRLVRRLRPEVLDMLGLHGAVEEMVSHYRSSSGIDFEFHTEGDFSRLNNELAISAYRIVQEALSNIMKHAHASAAHVSLVLADTDQALHIEVGDDGAGFDPAVSSEGIGIIGMRERVFALGGTIQVRSRPGRGTTVAITLPLGGASEARN from the coding sequence ATGATGCGCTACCTGTCCTTCTGGCGCGGCTGGAGCATCGGCCTGCGCATGGCCTTCATTACCATGCTGCCGGTGGCGCTGCTGTTCTCTTCCTTCGTCTGGTATTCCTGGTACTCGCACCGCGCCCAGGTCGACGAGGAGCTGGCCGAGCGCGGACGCATCCTGGCGCGTGCGCTGGCCGAGACCAGCGAGTACAACGTCATCTCAGGCAACCTGTCCGACCTGAGCCTGACCATCAACGGGCTGGTGCAGTCGGACCGCAGCGTGTACCGCATCGACGTGCTCGACACCAACGGCAGGAATGCCGTCAGCGCGATTTCCGAGCACCCGATCCAGGCCGAGGCGCGCTCCTGGGAAGCGCCGATCCGCAAGCAGGTGGTGTGGATCAACCTGTTCTCGGACAACGGCACGCCGCACGTCTCGGCTTCGAGCGACACCCGCCCGCCGACCCTGACCACCGAGGTGGTGGGACGGGTGCGGGTGACGATGTCGCCGACCAGCATGCTGGCCAAGCAGCTGCGGCGCTTTCGCATCGAGCTGGCGATGGCGGCGCTGGCCCTGGTCGCCAGCGGCCTGCTGGCCTACTTCCTGGCGCGCAGCCTGACGGTGCCGCTGCAGGAGGCGATCGCCGTGCTGCGCGCGATCCGCGGCGGGCACTATCGGGTCGAGCTGCCGGTCACAACCGGCGGCGAGATCGGCGAGCTGCAGGCCTCGATCGGCGAGATGTCGGTGGCGCTCGACCGCTCCAAGCAGGACCTCGAGAACAAGGTGGCCGAGCGTACCCGCGACCTGCTGGCGTCGCGCAACGAGGCGCTGCGCGCCGACGCCGACAAGCGCAAGCTGATCCAGAAGGTCAACAACATCATCGAGGACGAGAGAAAAAGCATCGCGGTCGAGATCCACGACGAGCTGAACGCCTCCCTGATCGCGGTGCGCCTGGAATCCCAGACCATCCAGCAGCTGGCGGGCAAGGCCGCGCCGGGCCCGGAAGTCGAGCAGATCGGCGCCAAGGCCCAGGCGATCACCAAGCTCGCGCTCGACCTGTACGCCAACGGCCGGCGCCTGGTGCGGCGCCTGCGCCCGGAAGTGCTCGACATGCTGGGCCTGCACGGCGCGGTCGAGGAGATGGTCAGCCACTACCGCTCCAGTTCCGGCATCGATTTCGAATTCCATACCGAGGGCGACTTCTCGCGCCTGAACAATGAGCTGGCGATCTCCGCCTACCGCATCGTGCAGGAAGCGCTGTCGAACATCATGAAGCACGCGCATGCGTCCGCCGCCCACGTCAGCCTGGTGCTTGCCGACACCGACCAGGCCCTGCACATCGAAGTCGGCGACGACGGCGCAGGCTTCGATCCGGCCGTGTCGTCCGAAGGGATCGGCATCATCGGCATGCGCGAGCGCGTGTTCGCGCTGGGCGGCACGATCCAGGTGCGTTCCCGGCCGGGGCGCGGCACGACGGTGGCGATCACGCTGCCGCTGGGCGGCGCATCCGAGGCACGCAACTGA